The Paramisgurnus dabryanus chromosome 6, PD_genome_1.1, whole genome shotgun sequence genome has a window encoding:
- the spmap2 gene encoding LOW QUALITY PROTEIN: sperm microtubule associated protein 2 (The sequence of the model RefSeq protein was modified relative to this genomic sequence to represent the inferred CDS: deleted 1 base in 1 codon), with translation MRFICPEAAMTTRIDELARPKPNLLKFPDRRSVYWLDELPAEQKKTSTTGFELTPRLEVLAQSKQPSRFLEESRRSQEWVVSAAALKAHPSQRVCSLALPRLPAKGWQPDRPLLTTLSTAVKSARASPRICQLAQPKHMKMMLTNLSVESSVHTVTVPTATPSARILQLASPKPVHPQHVLARPVSCPVPKHVLTAAASDRLHDLARPKTRQALFEGYDPYRVTPAARAATASPRLLELSLPLSRKCKG, from the exons ATGCGCTTCATCTGCCCAGAAGCAGCCATGACCACACGGATAGATGAGCTTGCCCGGCCCAAACCCAACCTGCTTAAATTCCCAGACAG GCGCTCAGTATACTGGCTTGATGAACTACCagctgaa caaaaaaaaacctccACTACTGGGTTTG AACTGACTCCTCGCTTAGAGGTTCTTGCCCAGAGCAAACAACCAAGCCGTTTTTTGGAGGAGAGCAG AAGGTCACAAGAATGGGTGGTTAGTGCAGCAGCGTTGAAGGCACATCCTTCCCAAAGAGTCTGTTCGCTGGCATTGCCCCGTCTACCTGCTAAAGGCTGGCAGCCCGATCGGCCCCTGTTAACCACT TTGAGCACTGCGGTTAAATCTGCCAGGGCGAGTCCAAGGATCTGTCAGCTGGCACAACCGAAGCACATGAAGATGATGTTGACCAACTTAAGTGTTGAATCAAGTGTACACACCGTCACTGTTCCCACAGCGACACCCTCCGCACGCATACTGCAGCTGGCCT CCCCTAAGCCGGTCCATCCACAGCATGTTCTCGCCCGGCCCGTATCTTGTCCGGTTCCCaaacatgttttgacagctGCAGCCAGTGACAGACTGCACGACCTGGCTCGGCCAAAGACCCGTCAGGCCCTGTTTGAGGGCTATGACCCTTACAGAGTCACCCCTGCTGCTCGGGCGGCCACTGCCTCTCCAAGATTACTGGAGCTTTCATTACCCTTATCACGGAAATGTAAAGGCTAA
- the shda gene encoding src homology 2 domain containing transforming protein D, a produces MAKWFKNQLSFGSRKGPPQPPKPDYTESEILRAYRLQKELDFEDPYEPSENRVNSRSGSLEVFPSFGTVLSNGVEVKIVSPKHRLIKVESQEFGRSKIPLNIVTFEEPQAPVVPSAPVVGDSDYSDPFDARPDPRPRPDWDQDAVENSSSYMEPFEAQRFINDLQHSTDWGRTSPQLYDSPYEERARPQESSPEDERESRLPQDDERPADEYDQPWEWKKENISKAFAVSFDAKDWDQSTLPRDDLQWNVGAYRTGPPSSGPTSLRTPNSPHGILGERVDPTLPLEKQVWYHGALTRSEAESLLTLCKECSYLVRKSQTSRNDYSLSLRSCHGFMHMKFSQSRDGKFILGENSPPFDSVSEVIHYYTTNKLPIRGAEHLSLLFPVLVQTL; encoded by the exons ATCAGCTGAGTTTTGGCAGCAGGAAAGGACCGCCACAGCCCCCCAAACCGGACTACACCGAGAGCGAGATCCTACGGGCCTACAGGCTTCAGAAAGAGCTGGACTTTGAGGACCCCTACGAACCCTCTGAGAACCGGGTGAATAGCAGGTCGGGGTCCTTGGAGGTGTTCCCCTCTTTTGGCACGGTGTTGTCCAATGGCGTGGAGGTGAAGATCGTGTCTCCCAAGCATAGACTGATAAAAGTGGAATCTCAAGAATTCGGGCGTAGCAAGATCCCCTTAAACATTGTGACCTTTGAGGAACCGCAGGCCCCT GTGGTTCCTTCAGCTCCAGTGGTTGGGGACTCTGATTACTCGGACCCTTTTGATGCCCGGCCGGACCCACGGCCCAGACCCGACTGGGATCAAGACGCTGTAGAAAACTCCAGTAGTTACATGGAGCCATTTGAAGCACAACGATTCATAAATG ATCTCCAGCACAGCACAGATTGGGGCAGGACCAGCCCACAGCTCTATGACAGCCCGTACGAGGAGAGAGCTCGGCCCCAGGAATCCTCACCAGAAGATGAGAGGGAGAGCCGTCTGCCCCAGGACGACGAAAGACCTGCAGATGAGTACGACCAGCCCTGGGAGTGGAAAAAGGAGAACATTTCGAAAGCCTTCGCTG TGTCGTTTGATGCGAAAGACTGGGATCAATCAACACTGCCCCGTGATGATCTGCAATGGAATGTAGGGGCATACAGAACCGGACCCCCGTCAAGCGGGCCCACCAGCCTGCGCACGCCCAACTCTCCTCACGGCATCCTGGGGGAGAGGGTGGACCCCACGCTGCCCCTGGAGAAACAGGT GTGGTACCATGGTGCATTAACGCGCTCAGAAGCCGAGTCTCTGCTCACGCTGTGTAAAGAATGCAGTTATCTTGTGAGAAAGAGCCAGACCAGCCGGAACGACTACTCGCTCTCTCTCAG GAGCTGTCACGGGTTTATGCACATGAAGTTCTCGCAGTCTCGTGATGGGAAGTTCATCCTAGGAGAGAACAGCCCTCCTTTTGACTCCGTCTCTGAAGTCATCCATTACTACACCACAAACAAGCTGCCCATCCGTGGAGCAGAGCACCTATCCCTGCTGTTTCCTGTGCTGGTGCAGACGCTCTGA